The following coding sequences lie in one Nycticebus coucang isolate mNycCou1 chromosome 20, mNycCou1.pri, whole genome shotgun sequence genomic window:
- the LOC128572733 gene encoding 60S ribosomal protein L23a-like yields MVPKAKKEASAPPKVEAKAKALKAKKAVLKGIHSHKKKIHTSPTFRQPKTLRLRRRPKYPQKSTPRRNKFDHYAIIKFPLTTESAMKKIEDNNTLVFVVDVKANKHQIKQAVKKLYDIDVAKVNTLIRPDGEKKAYVPLVPDYDALDVANKIGII; encoded by the coding sequence ATGGTGCCAAAAGCGAAGAAGGAAGCTTCTGCCCCTCCCAAAGTggaagccaaagcaaaggcattgaaggccaagaaggcagtgctaaaaggcatccacagccacaaaaaaaagatCCATACATCACCCACCTTCCGGCAGCCAAAGACTCTGAGACTCCGGAGGCGGCCCAAATATCCTCAGAAGAGCACCCCCAGGAGAAACAAGTTTGACCACTATGCCATCATCAAGTTCCCCCTGACCACTGAGTCTGCCatgaagaagatagaagacaACAACACACTTGTGTTCGTTGTGGATGTCAAAGCTAACAAGCACCAGAtcaaacaggctgtgaagaagctttatgacattgatgtggccaaggtcaacaccctgatcaggcctgatggtgagaagaaggcatatgttccactggttcctgattatgatgctttggatgttgccaacaaaattgggatcatctaa